Part of the Ignavibacterium album JCM 16511 genome, GGTCTGAAAACAGGGATTTCTCTTTTGTTGAAAAAACCATTCTGCCCGAAAATTATCGGGCAGAATGAAATTAAAAGTATCAAAAATATTTTTTTCATCAATCAATGATTGAATATTTAGCTGTTCATATTAGCTAAGAACTCTTTGTTGTTCTTAGTTCCGCGCATCTTATCAAGTAGCCATTCCATAGCTTCCACAGGTGAGTATTCACTCAATATTTTTCTGAGAATCCAAATCTTTTGTAAGTCTTCTTCTTTTAATAACAGCTCTTCCCTTCTTGTTCCGGAACGATTAACATCAATTGCAGGAAAAATTCTTCTGTCACTCAAATCACGATTGAGAACAAGTTCCATATTACCGGTTCCTTTGAACTCTTCAAATATAACATCATCCATTCTGCTTCCGGTGTCAATCAATGCTGTAGCGATAATAGTTAAACTTCCTCCGTCTTCAGTATTTCTTGCGGCGCCAAAAAATCTTTTTGGTTTATGAAGTGCATTTGAATCAACACCTCCTGAAAGAATTTTTCCGCTATGAGGGACAACAAGGTTATGAGCACGGGCTAATCTTGTGATTGAGTCAAGAAGGATGACAACATCTTCTTTAGCTTCGACCATTCTTTTTGCTTTTTCAATTACCATATCAGCAACCTGAACGTGTCTTTCAGCAGGTTCATCAAATGTTGAACTGATTACTTCAGCTTTTACAGAGCGTTCCATATCAGTAACTTCTTCCGGTCTTTCATCAATAAGCAATATTATAAGTTTTATTTCGGGATGATTTCTTGTAATTGAGTTTGCAATTTTCTGAAGAAGTATAGTTTTACCGCTCTTTGGAGGAGAAACAATCAAACCTCTCTGACCTTTTCCGATTGGAGCGAGTAAATCCATTATTCTCATCGAATATTCTCCGGGTGCCGATTCAAGCTGTATTTTTCTGGTTGGATAAACCGGAGTTAAGTTATCAAACAAAGTTCTTTCACGAATCGCTTCTGGTGGAAGACCGTTTACAGCTTCAACTCTGAGTAAAGCAAAAAATCTTTCACCTTCTTTCGGTGGTCTTACCTGGCCACTTACAAAGTCGCCAGTTCTTAAAAGAAATTTTTTAATCTGCGAAGGTGAAACATAGATATCATCAGGCGATGGCAAATAATTGTAATCTGATGATCTTAAAAATCCATATCCATCTGGTAAAACCTCAAGCACGCCTTTTGAGAAGGTTAATCCATCTTTAGCAGTTTGTGCTTCAAGAATTTTGAAGATAAGCTCCTGCTTCCGCAAGTCACTGTAACCTGAAATTCCTAAGTCTTTTGCAATCTGATTTAATTCAACAATTTTCTTCGACTTTAATTCAGAAATGTCCATCGGCATTTTAGTTTATCCTGTAATTTGTTTTTGATTTAATTTTTTGATTATAATTGATTTCAAAATGATTTATCCTGATAAGTTCTCGGGGATTTTTCATAAATGTTGAAAGGAACCTGAGGACTACTTCAAACATAAAGCAAGAAGCTTAATTTGTCAAGATTCAAAGTTCCTCTAATATTGATTTAATCTCTCCGAGCAAATACATACTGCCTGTGATTACTAAACAGTTGCTCTTATCCCCTTTAAGAAAATCCGAGATAAATTTTCTTTTATCAGTAACCGTTTCGGCTTTTATGTTAGCAGTTTCAAATCGTTTCTTCAAATCAGCCAGCTTTTCAGCTCTTTCATAATTGATTTCAGTCAGATAGTAATCATCAAATTGATTTTTCACTAAGTTTACCATCGAGTCAATATCTTTATCTCTAAGAACGCTGAAAAGTAATGACACATTAAAATATTTTTTTCTCTCTTGCTGGAATTCATCTAGAAATACCTTTAATCCATCCGGATTATGTGCAGAATCGAGCAATATAAAAGGTTGCTTGCGAATATATTCATATCTTCCCTGAATCAAAGTGTTTTTGATTACATTCTTTATTCCATCGTAAACTATTCTTGGTTCATCAATGTCAAGAGTTTTTGTGACTGTTAACACTGCAAGTGCAGCATTATATCGTTGGTATTTTCCTTTCAGAGGAATCTCCCAATCCTGAAGTTCAATTTCTTCTGTGTAGAGTTCAACTATTCCGTTTTTCTCAATAAGGTAATCTTCTAATCTGAAAAGTTTTGCTTTAACTTCATTACATTTCTTTTCAACTACTTCTTCTGCTTCATCAGAAAGTTTACCAATAAATACTTTGGCGTGAGGTTTAATGATTTCAGCTTTCTCAAAAGCTATTTGCGAAATTTTATCACCAAGAATGTTAGTATGTTCAAGCGATATGGAAGTGATTATACATGCAAGTGGATTTAATACATTCGTAGCATCCAATCTGCCACCTAAACCGGTTTCAATAACTGCATAATCAACTTTCTTTGTTTTGAAGTATTCAAAAGCCATTGCAGTGGTAACTTCAAAAAATGTTAATCCGTGTTTATCAATAAAGTCATTGTGCTTATTTATAAAATCAGCGATGAATTCATCTTCAATAAATTTTCCGTTAATAATTATTCTTTCATTAAAACGAACGAAATGAGGAGATGTATAAAGTCCGACTTTATATCCGGCTTCCATCAGAATACTCGCAATGAAAGCAGAAGTGCTTCCTTTTCCATTTGAGCCGGCAATGTGAAAAGTTTTAAGTGAATACTGCGGATTTCCGATGTGTTCCAAAAATCGACGAATATTATCGAGACCTAATTTAATCCCGAATGTGTGAAGAGAAAACAGTTTTGCAAGTGATTGTTTAATATCCATATCAAATAATATATGAACCTGTTAATTCTGAAACTGAATTAATCTTCATCTGTTTACAATAATTCTCTAAATCTTTTAAAATTTTTATTGGTGCTGTTGGATCAATAAAGTTTAAAGTACCAATTTGTACTGCTGATGCACCAACAATGATAAATTCAACAACATCTTTCCAATTCATAATGCCACCAATTCCGATTATAGGAATATCAACTTTCTGATGTATCTCTAAAACTTTTGCGAGAGCAATTGGTTTAATTGCTGGTCCCGACAATCCTGCAAAAACATTTTGTATCTTAGGTCGTCTGGTAAAAATATTAAATGCCGTTCCAACTAAAGTATTGATTGCACTTACAGCATCACCACCGGAATCTTTAACTACTTGAGCAAATTCATGAATGTATGAAACATTCGGTGATAATTTAATTATCAAAGGTTTATTCGTCACTGCTCTGACTTTTTCGGTTACTTTTCCAACAGCAGTAAGATTATTTCCGAACTGCAATCCACCGTCTTTTACATTTGGACATGAAACATTAATTTCAAAAGCTTTGATAGTCTCTTCTTCGTTAAGCATTCTTGTACACTCGACATATTCTTCAACAGAGCTTGCAGCAATATTACAAATTAAAGGAACATCATACTTCTTGAGAAAAGGAATTTTTTCTTTTAAGAAAACTTCTACTCCGACATTTGCAAGACCAATTGCGTTTAACATTCCAGCCGGAGTTTCAGTTATTCTTTGTGGTGCGTTTCCTTTCCTTGGTTTCAGACTCAATGACTTTGTAACTATTGCTCCGATTTTATTTAGGTCAATAAACTCTGCAATCTCATTTCCATATCCGACTGTACCGGATGCAAGCATTATCGGATTACGAAGTTTAAGTGATGCTATGGTTACGGATAAATCAATATTACTCATATTATCACATCCTTTACATTAAAAACAGGACCATCTTTACAAACAAGCAGATACTTATCTGATTGTTCAGTCGCTTCGATTGGACAACCCTGACAGATTCCGAAACCGCAAGCCATTGCACACTCAGTTGAAACTTCACAATTGATATTGTGAGCAATGCAAACTTCTTTCAAAGCTCTTAACATTGCGTTTGGTCCACAACCGAAAACTTTAATCTTTTTTGATTTGAACGACGGAAGATTTTTTTCAAATAATTGAACGACATTTCCATTAAAACCAAGTGAACCATCATCTGTTGCAGTTTGCACATTTAATAGATTATAAGTAATCACATCGTTTTTAGATCTTCCACCGACAAAGCTGTAGATATCAAACTTGTCCTTTAGCAATCTGGTAAGGAAAGGAAATGGCGCTGAACCAAGTCCACCTGCAACAATAATAGCAGTATCAAAATCATTTGTAAGATTAAAACCATTTCCAAGCGGTCCAAGAATATCAACAGTATCATCAATATGTTTATGTGAAAGAATTTTTGTGCCTTCACCAAAAATGTTAAACATCAAAAAAATATAATCTCCATCTACATCGCATATACTGAAGGGCCTTCTTAATAATGGGGAAACAGTTTCGCTGACACGAATATTAAGAAACTGTCCGGGTTTAATTTGTTTAGCAATTACAGGAGAATAAATTTTTTGCAGAAAAATATCTTTTTGTATTTCTTTAATCTCTTTAACCGGAGAATTAACAATCAGCAATTTGTCCTCAATTGTAATAATGAAATGAATTTAAGGGCAAGTAAAAAAATTTTTTTGAACTGCCACACAAATTTAGAAAAGAAATTTATTTCGAAAAAAGGTTAACAATACTCATCCATTTTATTCATCCTTAAATACTCAACTATGTTTTTAACATCCTGAGCTCTGTCTCTTCTGCATACAAGTAATGTATCATCATAGTTAATTATAATGAGATTATCCACACCGATTACCGCAGTAAATTTATCGGGTGAATAAATATAAGAGTCTATCACTTTGTCAGTATAAACTTTTCCAACAATTGCGTTTCCGTTTGAATCTTTTTCTGATAACTGATAAACCTCTTCCCAACTTCCCACATCACTCCAGGTAAAAAATCCTTTTGTCAGATAAACCTTAGTTGATTTCTCCATAATTCCATAGTCGATGGAAATCTTTTTCATCTGTCCATAAGTTTTAACAAGCGCATCGTGATAATTTTTTTGATTGAGATGTTTTTCAATTTCAATAAGACCTTCATAAAGATCTGGCATATATGTTTTAATCTCATCAAGAATTGTATCAACTCGCCAGATGAACATTCCGCTATTCCATAGAAAATCTCCGCTTTCGAGAAATCTGACTGCTGTGGCATAATTAGGTTTCTCTGCGAATGTCAGAACTTTATAAATATTATCCTGAACTTTTTTATCATCAATCTGAATGTATCCGTAACCTGTTTCTGGTCTGGTTGGATGGATACCAATTGTAACTAGTGATTTTTTTTCAAAAGCAAACCTTGCTGCATTATGAAGAGTATTTCTGAAAATTTCTTCTTCTTTTATTATGTGATCTGCCGGAAGAACGATTGTAACAGCTTCCGGATCTTTCGCTTTAATGATAATGGATGCAAGTCCGATTGCAGCCGCTGTATTTCTGCCAAATGGTTCAACAATGATATTTTCTTCAGGAATGTCTTTCAATTGATTTTTTACTTCCGGAGCTTGTATTTCGTTAGTGATAATGTAGATATTATTTCTGTCAATAAGATCATCAATTCTTTCAACTGTTGCCTGAATCATTGTAATATCACCAAAAATTTTCAATAGTTGTTTCGGAAGTGCTTTTTTACTTCTTGGCCAGAAACGGGAACCAACTCCTCCCGCCATAATCACTGCATAAATGTTCATCTGGTTTTTTCCCTCTATTTTATTTTAGAAATTTTTTGTTGAAGTTCATCCGCACGGTTCAAATAATTGGTTATATCAACTTCTTTACCTTTAACAACTGCAACTATAACAATTAAGCAAGCTCTTAATCCTTCAATTATTTCTTTGCCTGGCATTAACCTGCGGTTTTTTATAAGAGTAAGTGTTTGTGCAATTGTTTCGTGCATATCTGATATGATTTCAAATCCGATTTTTTTTGATAATCTTCCGTTATCTGACATTACTTTAATAAATGATGAGATTTCTTCATAATCAAAATCATCTTTGGCTAAATTTTTTAACATCTGATCGAGAGGTTTTACAGGTTTCAGAATATTCGTTTCAAAATTCTGAATAAAAAGCTCTTCATTATCATTTTCATCATCGAGAATAATTTTTTCTTTAATCTTTTCAGTTTCAGGTTTCAAAAATATTTCGTCATCAACTTTTCGCTTTGAAAGATCAACATTTATCTCTTGTGGTGATGCTGTTTTCAATTCTTCTTCTTTTGGATTCAATTTTTCAAGTGCATTTTTGAATGATAAAGGCGTTGTGGTATCAAGTAAATGGTTTAAGTCTTTAATCAGATTTCTGCTATGGTCTTTGAACTGATCTGAAATTTTAAAGAAGTCAATCGTGTTTTGATTAAGAAAATTGTAAATCTCATTTAACTTGATGGCAAGAGTTGAAAGCTCAGTGATTTTCTTCATCTTTATCAAATCATTACCCAAATTTTCAGATTTAATAATTGCATCTTTTAGCAAAGCTACAATCTCAATCTGATGAGTGCTTAGTCTTAAGCTGTTTGCTGCAGCACTGATGCTTTGAGTAATGTATTGTTTTATAAATTCCATTATTCAATATAGATTCTTGGAACTCGTTTGCTGATATTACAGGTAATTTCATAAGGGATTGTTTTTAAAATATTGCACCAATCCCAACCCGAAATTTCGTGTTTTTTAGATTTACCTAAAAGTATTACTTCATCACCAATATTAATTTTATCATTTCCAACATCAAACATAATTCTATCCATTGTAACTACACCAACCTGTCTGTAAATTTTCTCATTAATAATTGCAAAGGATTTATTTGTCATTTTTCTTGAGTATCCATCTGCATATCCAAAACTTACTGAAACAATATTAGTCGGTTTTGATGCTTTAAATTTCCTACTATAACTAACTGTATCACCTTTCTCAATTCTTTTGAATGAGGTAACTTTTGAAATAACTGACATCACAGGATATAATTTGATTGATTCGTTTGTTTGCTGTGAAGGATAATAACCATACAAAGAAATTCCCGGTCTTACCATATCAAAGTATGAGTCAGGCATATTAATTATTGCTCCACTGTTTGCAGCATGAACTAATCCTGTTGAAATATTCTTTGCACGAAGTTTTTCAATTAACTCTTTAAATCTTTTCAGTTGGAGTTTAGCAAACGAACTATTGTACACATCAGAAGTCGCAAAGTGAGTATAAATTCCATCAATTATAAAATCTTTTTGATTAGAAAGATATTCGATGAAATCGAAAGCGTGCTTGTAGCTGACACCAAGTCTGTTCATTCCTGTATCAACTTTTACATGAACACAAATATTCTTTCTGTGATTATTTTTTTTCTTGGCAGCTTTTAGAAAATCCAAATCTTTAATTGTAAAAACAGTCGGAATCAAATTGTAAGTCAGATAATCTTCAACAATATTATTAGCTACTGCATCAAAAACAAGAATTGGATCTTTGATACCATATTTTCTTAACTCTATACCTTCATCAACTAATGCAACAGCAAAATACTCTGGCTTATCATTTAGTGAGTTTAAAGCATTAACAACTTCTTTTACACCGTGTCCATAAGCATCAGCTTTAACAACAGCCATTAATTTAGCAGGATAAACTTTTTTTCTAATGTTTGAGAAGTTCTTTTTTAGATTTGATAAATTTATTATTGCCTGAGATGAACGCATGCTTAATTTTTACAAATTTTTTCCAATTATGAACAAAAAATTTACTGGCGCAAAATTAGTTAGAAAATTGCTTTCAAACTATCTTGACGTGTGTTATTTGTAAATTCTTGACATTACTAACAAGTGAAACTAATTTTGTCAAACAATTTTTAGAAAATAATGATAACAGAATTCGGCAAAGTCTTCATCTTTCTCCTGATTGCAATTCTTTTTGTGATTGTTGCAATTGCCGTATCAAGATTAATCAGACCTGCCCGCCCTACTTACGAAAAGCTCACAACTTATGAATGCGGTGAAAATCCTGAAGGTTCTCCGTGGATTAAATTCAATATCAGATTTTATGTGGTTGCTCTCATATTTTTAATTTTTGATGTTGAAGTTGTTTTACTCATTCCCTGGGCTTTGGTTTACAAGCAATTCGGTTTGGCTGGATTTCTTGTCGGTGGATTTTTTCTGATCTTACTTGCAATTGGTATGGCTTACGAATGGAGAAAAGGTGATCTCGAGTGGGATAGACCGAGACCACAACCTCCGGTTATAAAGAAAATTAATTCATCGCAAACTGTCACTAAAGAAGAACCTGTGGAAGTTTAAGTATGGGATTATTAGATAAAGAATTTTCGGACGGTAATATAATTATCACAACAACAGAAGACCTATTCAACTGGGCAAGATTATCTTCTTTGTGGCAGGTTGGCTTTGGTTTAGCTTGCTGTGCTATTGAAATGATGGCTACATCAGCATCGCACTATGATTTTGATCGCTTCGGAGTTATTCCGCGTCCGTCTCCCCGACAATCAGATGTAATTATTGTTTCCGGAACTGTTACTCTAAAAATGGCTTTGCGTGTTAAAAGATTATATGAACAAATGCCTGATCCGAAATATGTAATTTCAATGGGAAGTTGTTCAAATTGTGGTGGTCCTTATTGGGAACACGGATATCATGTTCTTAAAGGAGTTGATCGTGTTATTCCAGTTGATGTTTATGTGCCCGGCTGCCCACCAAGGCCTGAAGCTTTGCTTGAAGGATTATTAAAACTTCAGGAAAAAATCCGTAATGAATCATTGGTAAAGAAAAGCGCATGAAAACTACAGAAGAAATTTTCCAGATATTGAAAAATAATTTTCCTGATTCAGAACTTAATCTGAAAACTGATATTCCTTTGGAACAATTTATTATTATCTCTCCTTTTGATATTGATAAGATTGCTCTTTTCTTAAGAGACAATCCTGATTTACAGTTTGATTCACTTATGTGCCTTTCAGGAGTTGACGATTTTAATGGACAAAAGATAAAGGATGAGTCAGGCACTGAAGTAATGCAAGGTGGAACTTTAAGCGTTTATTATCATCTCGAATCTACTTCTCTTCGGCATAAGCTTGTTTTGAAAACTTCAACATCAAGAGAAAATCCTGAAGTTGTTTCTGTTTCAGAAATCTGGCAGGCAGCTAACTGGCACGAACGAGAAGCTTACGATATGTTCGGAATTAAATTTTTGAATCATCCTGACTTAAGAAGAATACTTATGCCTTATGATTGGGAATTTGGTTACCCGTTAAGAAAGGATTATCAGAATCCTGAATTTTATCAAGGAATGAAAGTACCGTATTGATATGAGCGTCAGAACTGAAGAAATGGTATTAAATATGGGTCCTCAGCATCCGTCAACTCACGGAGTGCTAAGACTCGAACTTACTCTCGAAGGTGAAATTGTCACTAAAGTTATTCCTCATATTGGTTACCTTCATCGTTGCTTTGAGAAACATTGTGAAGCAATGACTTATCAACAAGTGGTTCCTTACACAGACAGAATGGATTACCTTGCTGCAATGGGAAATGAGTTAGGTTATGCTATCGCAGTTGAGAGATTATTAAATATTCAGGTTCCTGAACGAGTTGAGTATATAAGAGTAATAATGGCTGAGCTTCAAAGAATTGCCTCACATCTTGTAGCAATTGGAACTTACGGTGCTGATATTGGTGCTTTCACACCATTTCTCTATTGTTTTCGTGATCGTGAAAAAATTCTTCATCTTTTTGAAATAACCTGCGGTGCAAGATTACTTTATAATTATATCTGGCCCGGAGGCCTTTCTCACGACCTTCATCCTGATTTTGTGAGACTTACAAGAGAATTTATAAAAGAATTCAGACCTAACCTTGTTGAATTAAACAACTTACTTACTTACAACAGAATATTTATTGATCGTACTGCTAATGTTGGTATACTTCCGGTTGAAACAGCGATTAACTTTGGAGTTACCGGACCAATGTTACGTGGAAGCGGAATGAAATGGGATTTGAGAAAAGATGATCCTTATTCTGTATATCATAAATTTGATTTTGAAATTCCAGTTGGTGAAGGTAAAATGGGAACAGTCGGTGATAGTTGGGACAGATATTTTGTTCGCGTTCGTGAGATGGAAGAAAGTTTAAAAATAATTGAACAAGCACTTGATCAACTTCCTGAAGGAGATGTTACTTCTGCAATTCCTAAGAGAATCAAACCACCTGTCGGACAGGTTTATGCAAGAGTAGAAAATCCTCGTGGTGAGCTTGGATACTTTTTAATTAGTGATGGTTCTACAAGTCCTTTCAGAGTTAAAGTTAGAGCTCCTTCTTTTGTCAATTTACAGATAATGGATGAACTCTGCCGGGGACACATGGTTGCAGATGTTGTTGCAATTCTCGGAAGTGTTGATATAGTCTTAGGAGAGGTTGACAGATGATTTACGAATTCTTTAATAATCTCTTTGGAAACGAAATCATTGCTGGATTTATTGCCGCAAGTCTTCCGCTTTTAATTTTTATACTGCCATTTGCTCTGATTGCTGTTTTGCTTGAAAGAAAAGTTGCCGGTCATATGCAGGATAGATTAGGACCAATGAGAGTTGGATATCACGGAATTCTTCAGACTATTGCTGATATAGTTAAACTTCTTCAAAAGGAAGATATCATTGCAAGAGAAAATGATAAACTCCTTTTTAACATTGCTCCTGTACTTGTCTTTGCAGGAAGTTATGCAGCATTTGCAGCGATTCCCTTTACAAGTGCTTACATTGGCGCTAACATCGACTTAGGAATTTTTTACATTATTGCAGTTACAGGTTTAGTAGTAGCCGGAATTCTGATGGCTGGATGGGCATCGAATAATAAATATTCTTTGCTTGGTGCAATGCGTTCTGCTGCTCAGATAGTAAGTTATGAAATTCCTACTATTCTTGTTGTACTTACTCTTGTGATGTTCACCGGTACAACAAATCTAATGACGCTTTCTGAAAATCAAACTGCTTACTTTTGGAACTGGAATATTTTCGGTGGTCCTGAACTTGGTCTTGCAAAGTTTCTCTTAATTCCGTTTATGATAATTGCATTTTTCGTAATTTATATCAGCACTCTTGCTGAAGTAAACAGAACACCTTTTGATATTCCTGAAGCAGAATCAGAATTAGTTTCAGGTTATCATACAGAATATTCAGGAATGAAATTCGCAATGTTCTTTCTTGCTGAGTATGCTAATATGTTTGCTGTATCTGCAATCGTTTCTGCATTGTTCTTTGGTGGGTATCATTCACCATTTGGTTATTTAGGTAAAACATTGGATATGCAGTGGCTGATTCCTGTAGAACAATTTTTCTGGTTTACTTTCAAAGGGGTTTTCTTTGTCTTCGTTCAGATGTGGTTAAGATGGACTCTACCCAGACTAAGAGTTGATCAACTTATGACCGCTAGCTGGAAATATCTGATACCAATTGCTTTCGTTAATCTACTAATTGTTGGAATAATTACTTTAATCTGA contains:
- a CDS encoding mannose-1-phosphate guanylyltransferase: MNIYAVIMAGGVGSRFWPRSKKALPKQLLKIFGDITMIQATVERIDDLIDRNNIYIITNEIQAPEVKNQLKDIPEENIIVEPFGRNTAAAIGLASIIIKAKDPEAVTIVLPADHIIKEEEIFRNTLHNAARFAFEKKSLVTIGIHPTRPETGYGYIQIDDKKVQDNIYKVLTFAEKPNYATAVRFLESGDFLWNSGMFIWRVDTILDEIKTYMPDLYEGLIEIEKHLNQKNYHDALVKTYGQMKKISIDYGIMEKSTKVYLTKGFFTWSDVGSWEEVYQLSEKDSNGNAIVGKVYTDKVIDSYIYSPDKFTAVIGVDNLIIINYDDTLLVCRRDRAQDVKNIVEYLRMNKMDEYC
- a CDS encoding NADH-quinone oxidoreductase subunit D; the protein is MSVRTEEMVLNMGPQHPSTHGVLRLELTLEGEIVTKVIPHIGYLHRCFEKHCEAMTYQQVVPYTDRMDYLAAMGNELGYAIAVERLLNIQVPERVEYIRVIMAELQRIASHLVAIGTYGADIGAFTPFLYCFRDREKILHLFEITCGARLLYNYIWPGGLSHDLHPDFVRLTREFIKEFRPNLVELNNLLTYNRIFIDRTANVGILPVETAINFGVTGPMLRGSGMKWDLRKDDPYSVYHKFDFEIPVGEGKMGTVGDSWDRYFVRVREMEESLKIIEQALDQLPEGDVTSAIPKRIKPPVGQVYARVENPRGELGYFLISDGSTSPFRVKVRAPSFVNLQIMDELCRGHMVADVVAILGSVDIVLGEVDR
- the nuoH gene encoding NADH-quinone oxidoreductase subunit NuoH, yielding MIYEFFNNLFGNEIIAGFIAASLPLLIFILPFALIAVLLERKVAGHMQDRLGPMRVGYHGILQTIADIVKLLQKEDIIARENDKLLFNIAPVLVFAGSYAAFAAIPFTSAYIGANIDLGIFYIIAVTGLVVAGILMAGWASNNKYSLLGAMRSAAQIVSYEIPTILVVLTLVMFTGTTNLMTLSENQTAYFWNWNIFGGPELGLAKFLLIPFMIIAFFVIYISTLAEVNRTPFDIPEAESELVSGYHTEYSGMKFAMFFLAEYANMFAVSAIVSALFFGGYHSPFGYLGKTLDMQWLIPVEQFFWFTFKGVFFVFVQMWLRWTLPRLRVDQLMTASWKYLIPIAFVNLLIVGIITLI
- the rho gene encoding transcription termination factor Rho; the encoded protein is MDISELKSKKIVELNQIAKDLGISGYSDLRKQELIFKILEAQTAKDGLTFSKGVLEVLPDGYGFLRSSDYNYLPSPDDIYVSPSQIKKFLLRTGDFVSGQVRPPKEGERFFALLRVEAVNGLPPEAIRERTLFDNLTPVYPTRKIQLESAPGEYSMRIMDLLAPIGKGQRGLIVSPPKSGKTILLQKIANSITRNHPEIKLIILLIDERPEEVTDMERSVKAEVISSTFDEPAERHVQVADMVIEKAKRMVEAKEDVVILLDSITRLARAHNLVVPHSGKILSGGVDSNALHKPKRFFGAARNTEDGGSLTIIATALIDTGSRMDDVIFEEFKGTGNMELVLNRDLSDRRIFPAIDVNRSGTRREELLLKEEDLQKIWILRKILSEYSPVEAMEWLLDKMRGTKNNKEFLANMNS
- a CDS encoding bifunctional folylpolyglutamate synthase/dihydrofolate synthase; its protein translation is MDIKQSLAKLFSLHTFGIKLGLDNIRRFLEHIGNPQYSLKTFHIAGSNGKGSTSAFIASILMEAGYKVGLYTSPHFVRFNERIIINGKFIEDEFIADFINKHNDFIDKHGLTFFEVTTAMAFEYFKTKKVDYAVIETGLGGRLDATNVLNPLACIITSISLEHTNILGDKISQIAFEKAEIIKPHAKVFIGKLSDEAEEVVEKKCNEVKAKLFRLEDYLIEKNGIVELYTEEIELQDWEIPLKGKYQRYNAALAVLTVTKTLDIDEPRIVYDGIKNVIKNTLIQGRYEYIRKQPFILLDSAHNPDGLKVFLDEFQQERKKYFNVSLLFSVLRDKDIDSMVNLVKNQFDDYYLTEINYERAEKLADLKKRFETANIKAETVTDKRKFISDFLKGDKSNCLVITGSMYLLGEIKSILEEL
- a CDS encoding NADH-quinone oxidoreductase subunit B translates to MGLLDKEFSDGNIIITTTEDLFNWARLSSLWQVGFGLACCAIEMMATSASHYDFDRFGVIPRPSPRQSDVIIVSGTVTLKMALRVKRLYEQMPDPKYVISMGSCSNCGGPYWEHGYHVLKGVDRVIPVDVYVPGCPPRPEALLEGLLKLQEKIRNESLVKKSA
- a CDS encoding NADH-quinone oxidoreductase subunit C; the encoded protein is MKTTEEIFQILKNNFPDSELNLKTDIPLEQFIIISPFDIDKIALFLRDNPDLQFDSLMCLSGVDDFNGQKIKDESGTEVMQGGTLSVYYHLESTSLRHKLVLKTSTSRENPEVVSVSEIWQAANWHEREAYDMFGIKFLNHPDLRRILMPYDWEFGYPLRKDYQNPEFYQGMKVPY
- a CDS encoding dihydroorotate dehydrogenase yields the protein MSNIDLSVTIASLKLRNPIMLASGTVGYGNEIAEFIDLNKIGAIVTKSLSLKPRKGNAPQRITETPAGMLNAIGLANVGVEVFLKEKIPFLKKYDVPLICNIAASSVEEYVECTRMLNEEETIKAFEINVSCPNVKDGGLQFGNNLTAVGKVTEKVRAVTNKPLIIKLSPNVSYIHEFAQVVKDSGGDAVSAINTLVGTAFNIFTRRPKIQNVFAGLSGPAIKPIALAKVLEIHQKVDIPIIGIGGIMNWKDVVEFIIVGASAVQIGTLNFIDPTAPIKILKDLENYCKQMKINSVSELTGSYII
- a CDS encoding dihydroorotate dehydrogenase electron transfer subunit, with protein sequence MLIVNSPVKEIKEIQKDIFLQKIYSPVIAKQIKPGQFLNIRVSETVSPLLRRPFSICDVDGDYIFLMFNIFGEGTKILSHKHIDDTVDILGPLGNGFNLTNDFDTAIIVAGGLGSAPFPFLTRLLKDKFDIYSFVGGRSKNDVITYNLLNVQTATDDGSLGFNGNVVQLFEKNLPSFKSKKIKVFGCGPNAMLRALKEVCIAHNINCEVSTECAMACGFGICQGCPIEATEQSDKYLLVCKDGPVFNVKDVII
- the alr gene encoding alanine racemase — encoded protein: MRSSQAIINLSNLKKNFSNIRKKVYPAKLMAVVKADAYGHGVKEVVNALNSLNDKPEYFAVALVDEGIELRKYGIKDPILVFDAVANNIVEDYLTYNLIPTVFTIKDLDFLKAAKKKNNHRKNICVHVKVDTGMNRLGVSYKHAFDFIEYLSNQKDFIIDGIYTHFATSDVYNSSFAKLQLKRFKELIEKLRAKNISTGLVHAANSGAIINMPDSYFDMVRPGISLYGYYPSQQTNESIKLYPVMSVISKVTSFKRIEKGDTVSYSRKFKASKPTNIVSVSFGYADGYSRKMTNKSFAIINEKIYRQVGVVTMDRIMFDVGNDKINIGDEVILLGKSKKHEISGWDWCNILKTIPYEITCNISKRVPRIYIE
- a CDS encoding NADH-quinone oxidoreductase subunit A — its product is MITEFGKVFIFLLIAILFVIVAIAVSRLIRPARPTYEKLTTYECGENPEGSPWIKFNIRFYVVALIFLIFDVEVVLLIPWALVYKQFGLAGFLVGGFFLILLAIGMAYEWRKGDLEWDRPRPQPPVIKKINSSQTVTKEEPVEV